In one Cellulomonas sp. JZ18 genomic region, the following are encoded:
- the hisG gene encoding ATP phosphoribosyltransferase: MLRIAVPNKGSLSEPAVEMLREAGYRQRRDSRELVLPDPDNDVEFFFLRPRDVAVYVGAGTVDVGITGRDLLIDSGSAAVEHLPLGFARSTFRFATTAGTLTDTREVAGKRIATSYPELVAVHLRERGVEPAGIVRLDGAVESAIRLGVADVIADVVETGTTLRAAGLEVFGEPILRSEAVLARRSDVAEPAGLDVLTRRLQGVLTAREYVLMDYDVPLPLVDKAVAITPGLESPTVSPLHNGEWAAVRAMVRRDQTNRVMDDLYDVGARAILVTSIHACRI, from the coding sequence GTGCTGAGGATCGCCGTCCCCAACAAGGGCTCGCTGAGCGAGCCCGCCGTCGAGATGCTGCGCGAGGCGGGCTACCGCCAGCGCCGCGACTCGCGTGAGCTCGTCCTGCCCGACCCGGACAACGACGTCGAGTTCTTCTTCCTGCGCCCGCGGGACGTCGCCGTGTACGTCGGGGCCGGGACCGTCGACGTCGGCATCACCGGCCGCGACCTGCTCATCGACTCGGGGTCCGCGGCGGTCGAGCACCTGCCGCTCGGCTTCGCGCGCTCGACGTTCCGGTTCGCGACGACCGCCGGCACCCTCACCGACACGCGCGAGGTCGCCGGGAAGCGCATCGCGACCTCCTACCCGGAGCTCGTCGCGGTGCACCTGCGCGAGCGCGGTGTCGAGCCGGCCGGGATCGTCCGTCTCGACGGCGCGGTGGAGTCGGCGATCCGGCTCGGTGTCGCGGACGTCATCGCGGACGTGGTGGAGACCGGCACGACGCTGCGGGCGGCCGGGCTCGAGGTGTTCGGCGAGCCGATCCTGCGCTCGGAGGCGGTGCTGGCCCGTCGGTCCGACGTCGCCGAGCCCGCGGGGCTCGACGTGCTCACGCGCCGCCTGCAGGGTGTGCTGACCGCCCGCGAGTACGTGCTCATGGACTACGACGTGCCGCTGCCGCTCGTCGACAAGGCGGTCGCGATCACGCCGGGCCTGGAGTCGCCGACGGTGTCCCCGCTGCACAACGGGGAGTGGGCGGCCGTGCGCGCGATGGTCCGCCGCGACCAGACCAACCGGGTGATGGACGACCTGTACGACGTCGGAGCGCGCGCGATCCTCGTCACGTCGATCCACGCCTGCCGGATCTGA
- a CDS encoding phosphoribosyl-ATP diphosphatase, with protein MKTFDSLFAELAEKATTRPAGSGTVAELDAGVHAIGKKVVEEAAEVWMAAEHESDERTAEEISQLLYHLQVLMLARGLTLEDVYTHL; from the coding sequence GTGAAGACCTTCGACTCCCTGTTCGCCGAGCTCGCCGAGAAGGCGACGACCCGCCCCGCGGGCTCGGGCACCGTCGCGGAGCTGGACGCGGGGGTCCATGCCATCGGCAAGAAGGTCGTCGAGGAGGCCGCCGAGGTGTGGATGGCCGCCGAGCACGAGTCCGACGAGCGCACCGCCGAGGAGATCTCGCAGCTGCTCTACCACCTGCAGGTGCTCATGCTGGCCCGCGGCCTGACGCTCGAGGACGTGTACACGCACCTCTGA
- the pnuC gene encoding nicotinamide riboside transporter PnuC, whose translation MTDWLFDAQLVVAGAPILWREVVGNLFGLASAVGGMRRRVWAWPVGVAGNVLLLTVFLGGVFDTPQAKDLYGQAARQVFFAVVAVYGWVRWRQARGDGGGPAVVPRWASTRARVGMVVVAAVGTVVSALVFRALGSWGPWADAWIFIGSLLATYGMARGWTEFWLVWIAVDAVGVPLLLRAGYYPSAVLYAVYGGVVLYGFGVWLRAQRAGEPQEVTASAGAGSLTADAPDALRQDV comes from the coding sequence GTGACCGACTGGCTGTTCGACGCGCAGCTCGTCGTCGCGGGCGCGCCGATCCTGTGGCGGGAGGTCGTCGGCAACCTGTTCGGCCTCGCCTCGGCGGTCGGCGGGATGCGCCGGCGCGTGTGGGCGTGGCCGGTCGGGGTCGCGGGCAACGTGCTGCTGCTCACCGTCTTCCTCGGCGGCGTCTTCGACACGCCGCAGGCGAAGGACCTGTACGGGCAGGCCGCCCGGCAGGTGTTCTTCGCGGTGGTCGCCGTCTACGGGTGGGTGCGCTGGCGGCAGGCGCGCGGCGACGGCGGCGGGCCCGCGGTCGTGCCCCGTTGGGCGAGCACGCGCGCACGCGTGGGCATGGTCGTGGTCGCAGCGGTCGGCACGGTCGTGTCGGCGCTGGTGTTCCGGGCGCTCGGCTCGTGGGGCCCGTGGGCGGACGCGTGGATCTTCATCGGCAGCCTGCTGGCGACGTACGGCATGGCGCGCGGCTGGACCGAGTTCTGGCTCGTGTGGATCGCCGTGGACGCCGTCGGGGTGCCCCTGCTCCTGCGTGCCGGCTACTACCCGTCCGCCGTCCTGTACGCGGTGTACGGCGGCGTGGTCCTGTACGGCTTCGGCGTGTGGCTGCGGGCGCAGCGGGCGGGTGAGCCGCAGGAGGTGACCGCGTCCGCGGGTGCGGGCAGCCTCACGGCGGACGCGCCCGACGCGCTCCGGCAGGACGTCTAG
- the ribH gene encoding 6,7-dimethyl-8-ribityllumazine synthase, giving the protein MSGAGAPTLTLDGRGLRVVVVAASWHTTVMDGLVAGARRALEAAHVEDVTLVRVPGSFELPVAAQRVAAHADAVVALGVVIRGGTPHFDYVCQAATWGLTEVALRTGVPVGFGVLTCDDEQQALDRAGLDGSREDKGAEAAEAAVATVLALRALA; this is encoded by the coding sequence ATGAGCGGTGCGGGAGCGCCCACCCTGACCCTGGACGGGCGCGGTCTGCGCGTCGTCGTCGTCGCCGCGAGCTGGCACACGACCGTCATGGACGGGCTGGTCGCCGGGGCGCGGCGCGCCCTGGAGGCGGCGCACGTCGAGGACGTCACGCTCGTGCGCGTGCCGGGCTCGTTCGAGCTCCCGGTGGCCGCGCAGCGCGTCGCGGCCCACGCGGACGCCGTCGTCGCGCTCGGCGTGGTCATCCGCGGCGGCACGCCGCACTTCGACTACGTCTGCCAGGCGGCGACGTGGGGGCTGACCGAGGTCGCGCTGCGCACGGGCGTCCCGGTGGGCTTCGGCGTGCTCACGTGCGACGACGAGCAGCAGGCCCTCGACCGCGCGGGCCTGGACGGCTCGCGGGAGGACAAGGGCGCCGAGGCCGCCGAGGCCGCCGTGGCGACGGTCCTGGCGCTGCGCGCGCTCGCGTGA
- the ribA gene encoding GTP cyclohydrolase II: protein MSAPVRLGTVEEALDALRAGRPVLVADSPDREDEADVILAAQSATPEWVAWTIRHSSGYLCAPMPAARADALDLPLMVPHSQDPRRTAYTVTVDAATGVSTGISAADRARTLRVLADPASGPHDLIRPGHVLPLRAVPGGVLHRAGHTEAAVDLCRLAGLEPVGAIAELVHDDGTMVRLTEASRIAQEEGLVLLTIADLRAWRTEHGDTEPVPGDVTEPSGRVHATHTAHLPTRHGDFRIHGFRDLRTGDEHVALVPTTGLAAVPTVRVHSECLTGDAFGSARCDCGPQLDAALELAAAEGGAVVYLRGHEGRGIGLLAKVAAYALQDAGRDTVEANLDLGWPADRREYGAAAAILSHLGVTRVRLLTNNPAKVTGLRAHGVEVVEVRGLEVGRTPHNEAYLRTKATSMGHVLHLPGAATGEPIAVEPVHAAPAPAGADTTDHAFDPLEELA, encoded by the coding sequence GACGAGGCGGACGTCATCCTCGCCGCGCAGTCCGCCACCCCGGAGTGGGTGGCGTGGACGATCCGGCACTCCTCGGGCTACCTGTGCGCCCCGATGCCCGCGGCGCGCGCGGACGCGCTCGACCTGCCCCTCATGGTCCCGCACAGCCAGGACCCCCGGCGCACCGCGTACACCGTGACGGTCGACGCCGCGACGGGCGTGTCGACCGGCATCTCCGCGGCCGACCGCGCCCGCACCCTGCGCGTGCTCGCGGACCCGGCGAGCGGGCCGCACGACCTCATCCGCCCCGGCCACGTGCTGCCGCTGCGCGCGGTGCCGGGCGGTGTCCTGCACCGCGCGGGGCACACCGAGGCAGCCGTCGACCTGTGCCGGCTCGCGGGCCTGGAGCCGGTCGGCGCGATCGCCGAGCTCGTGCACGACGACGGCACGATGGTCCGGCTGACGGAGGCGTCCCGGATCGCGCAGGAGGAGGGCCTCGTCCTGCTGACGATCGCCGACCTGCGTGCGTGGCGCACCGAGCACGGGGACACCGAGCCGGTGCCGGGCGACGTCACGGAGCCGTCGGGGCGCGTGCACGCGACGCACACGGCGCACCTGCCGACGCGGCACGGCGACTTCCGCATCCACGGCTTCCGCGACCTGCGCACGGGCGACGAGCACGTCGCGCTCGTGCCGACGACCGGGCTCGCCGCCGTCCCCACGGTGCGCGTGCACTCGGAGTGCCTCACCGGCGACGCGTTCGGCTCCGCCCGCTGCGACTGCGGGCCGCAGCTCGACGCGGCGCTCGAGCTCGCGGCCGCCGAGGGCGGCGCGGTCGTCTACCTGCGCGGCCACGAGGGACGCGGCATCGGGCTGCTCGCCAAGGTGGCCGCGTACGCGTTGCAGGACGCCGGCCGCGACACCGTCGAGGCGAACCTGGACCTCGGCTGGCCCGCCGACCGGCGCGAGTACGGAGCCGCCGCGGCGATCCTGTCCCACCTGGGCGTCACCCGGGTGCGCCTGCTGACGAACAACCCGGCCAAGGTCACGGGCCTGCGGGCGCACGGCGTCGAGGTCGTCGAGGTCCGTGGCCTCGAGGTCGGGCGCACGCCCCACAACGAGGCGTACCTGCGCACGAAGGCGACGAGCATGGGGCACGTGCTCCACCTGCCCGGCGCCGCCACGGGCGAGCCGATCGCGGTCGAGCCCGTGCACGCCGCCCCCGCGCCCGCGGGTGCGGACACCACCGACCACGCGTTCGACCCCCTGGAGGAGCTGGCATGA